One Aegilops tauschii subsp. strangulata cultivar AL8/78 chromosome 7, Aet v6.0, whole genome shotgun sequence genomic window carries:
- the LOC109768515 gene encoding disease resistance protein RGA4-like, with the protein MEVVATAAATSFVEWMVPKLFDFLDKNHELRKNLERDIKFIQNEFAMISAVIQDEQKVRHDGGEEVHKEWIKMVREVAHAIEDCIDRFMHRVRMPETGAGWLRHAVHRVKTVKARNEFAVAIQELKKISEDASKLKVTYSSSITSSPGRSMLSEQTETAMTKEDDGDDDHSAASGPVPVGMGGPRNELLDMIQQQQQLKVITIVGFHGMGKTLLANHVYKAVESQYEARVWVPPAKLEGRATDVLKEILRQLGQCVDGRLTKLQASVKECIGTKRFFIVIDDLRKPGYWHDVKVAFAGLSGRFLVTTAIQRVANTCSSSIVHDHVYTMATLADEHSRLLFFNEAFQDDDLPPNAEELGSAALKKCDGLPLALVTTARFLQSAGNPTTIKWAKLCADMGTNLESDELFERMRRVLVQSYTSLDTQVARTFLLYLSTYPSGRPIRKSSLLRRWLAEGLCPGDNARTALDTAINNFNKLVDRSIIQPMDASGRSTEVKTCHTHGMMLEFVLRKSMAENFVTVLYDQQSTPHLPSNIRRLALHGARPSEVQGLTLVRSLTILGKAHRSVLDFSKYQLLRVLDLEECVEPLRDSHLKLICRKLFLLRYLCLGKAVIAMALPKEISKLRLLDTLDVRNTPIEILQAHVLELPCLVHLFGRFKLKQDVGDRRMSKLQTWLSVKSKLETLAGFVVDNRKSQEFAQLMYNMNDLTKVKIWCEPTADTSCSSHLSKAIKGFIERSSVFRGTPSLSLSFEGELTQDMLNFSLEKVNNNCCYLGSLKLQGSKICSLPSFVAFLGGLTKLGLSSPQLSLSEDFLAALSKVPGLAHLKLVATILGKLVITEGMLKRLSRLSIVVESTIDQLEIKEGALPCLKSLQLLCKYLDGFSGISPIKYIKNVEEIALHHEVSDETKHEWTEAAKKLPNPRPKILFL; encoded by the exons atggaggttgtggcgacggcggcggccacCTCTTTCGTGGAGTGGATGGTGCCGAAGCTCTTTGATTTCTTAGATAAAAATCACGAGCTTCGGAAGAACCTGGAGCGTGACATCAAGTTCATCCAGAACGAGTTTGCCATGATTTCTGCGGTCATCCAGGATGAGCAAAAAGTTCGCCATGACGGTGGCGAAGAGGTGCATAAGGAGTGGATCAAGATGGTACGTGAGGTGGCGCACGCCATCGAAGACTGCATCGACCGCTTCATGCACCGCGTGAGGATGCCGGAGACAGGCGCCGGGTGGCTCCGTCACGCTGTCCACAGGGTGAAGACGGTGAAGGCTCGTAACGAGTTCGCCGTGGCCATCCAGGAGCTCAAGAAGATATCAGAGGATGCGTCTAAGCTAAAAGTAACATACAGTAGCAGCATCACCTCTTCACCAGGGCGGTCGATGTTGTCTGAGCAGACAGAGACGGCAATGACCAAAGAAGACGACGGCGACGATGACCATTCAGCAGCATCCGGACCTGTGCCCGTGGGTATGGGCGGTCCACGAAACGAGCTTCTGGATATgatccagcagcagcagcagctcaagGTGATCACCATTGTTGGGTTCCACGGTATGGGCAAGACACTCCTCGCCAATCATGTGTACAAGGCAGTTGAGAGCCAATATGAAGCTCGGGTTTGGGTCCCTCCAGCAAAACTAGAGGGAAGAGCCACTGATGTTCTCAAGGAGATACTCCGACAACTTGGCCAATGCGTCGACGGCCGTCTCACCAAGCTTCAAGCCAGCGTCAAAGAGTGCATTGGGACCAAGAG GTTCTTCATTGTAATTGATGACTTGCGGAAACCAGGATATTGGCACGATGTAAAAGTGGCCTTTGCGGGGTTAAGCGGCAGATTTCTGGTGACGACAGCCATTCAGCGCGTAGCAAATACCTGCAGCAGCTCAATTGTTCATGATCATGTGTACACAATGGCAACTCTTGCCGATGAACACTCAAGACTATTGTTCTTTAATGAAGCTTTCCAAGACGATGATCTACCGCCGAATGCGGAGGAGCTTGGCTCCGCAGCGCTCAAGAAATGTGATGGTCTTCCACTTGCTCTTGTTACCACTGCCAGGTTCTTGCAAAGCGCAGGTAATCCAACAACCATAAAATGGGCAAAGTTATGCGCCGATATGGGTACAAATCTGGAGAGTGATGAGCTATTTGAAAGAATGAGGCGTGTGCTTGTCCAGAGCTACACCAGCCTTGATACCCAGGTTGCCAGGACATTCTTGCTCTATTTGAGTACCTACCCAAGTGGTCGCCCTATCAGGAAATCGAGCCTGTTAAGGAGATGGTTAGCAGAAGGGTTATGCCCGGGAGACAATGCACGCACTGCACTCGATACTGCTATTAACAATTTCAATAAGCTTGTCGACCGGAGTATCATCCAGCCTATGGATGCCAGTGGTAGAAGCACAGAGGTGAAAACATGCCATACCCATGGCATGATGCTGGAGTTTGTCCTGCGCAAGTCAATGGCCGAAAACTTTGTCACCGTGTTGTATGATCAACAATCTACCCCACACCTACCCAGTAACATCCGCCGACTTGCTCTGCATGGTGCAAGGCCCAGTGAAGTGCAAGGTTTAACTCTTGTCCGGTCACTGACAATCTTGGGAAAGGCACACCGATCTGTCCTGGATTTCTCAAAGTACCAGCTGCTGCGAGTTTTGGATCTGGAAGAGTGTGTTGAACCCttgagggatagccatctcaagTTGATATGCAGAAAACTGTTCTTGCTGAGGTACCTATGCCTCGGGAAAGCTGTTATTGCGATGGCGCTTCCAAAGGAGATCAGCAAGCTTCGATTATTGGATACATTGGATGTGAGAAATACACCGATAGAGATTCTGCAAGCACATGTCCTGGAGCTGCCATGTCTAGTTCATCTCTTTGGGAGGTTCAAGCTCAAGCAAGATGTAGGAGACCGGAGAATGAGTAAGCTACAGACTTGGTTGTCAGTGAAGAGCAAATTGGAAACACTGGCAGGATTTGTTGTGGACAACAGAAAGAGCCAAGAGTTTGCACAGCTCATGTACAATATGAATGATTTGACAAAGGTGAAAATATGGTGCGAGCCTACGGCCGACACCAGCTGCTCAAGTCATCTCTCAAAGGCCATCAAGGGGTTCATTGAGAGAAGCAGCGTGTTCAGAGGGACCCCTTCACTCTCACTCAGTTTTGAAGGCGAGTTGACCCAAGACATGCTGAATTTCTCTCTGGAGAAAGTAAATAATAATTGCTGCTATCTTGGCTCGCTCAAGCTGCAAGGAAGCAAGATATGCAGCCTGCCCTCCTTTGTTGCCTTTCTGGGTGGTCTCACTAAGCTAGGCCTTTCTTCCCCTCAGCTGAGCCTGAGCGAAGACTTCCTTGCTGCCCTGAGCAAAGTGCCCGGCCTGGCGCACCTGAAGCTGGTTGCAACTATCCTGGGCAAGCTCGTCATCACAGAAGGTATGCTGAAGAGGCTGTCACGCCTATCCATTGTGGTGGAATCCACGATTGATCAGCTGGAAATCAAAGAGGGAGCTCTACCGTGCCTCAAATCGCTGCAGCTGCTATGCAAATATCTAGATGGCTTTTCGGGCATATCGCCGATCAAGTACATTAAAAATGTTGAGGAGATTGCTCTTCATCATGAGGTGAGTGATGAAACGAAACATGAGTGGACAGAAGCTGCAAAGAAGCTCCCAAATCCACGTCCCAAGATCTTGTTTCTCTAG